One genomic segment of Amycolatopsis sp. WQ 127309 includes these proteins:
- a CDS encoding phosphoribosylaminoimidazolesuccinocarboxamide synthase, with amino-acid sequence MTPLPRHPKLVTGKVRDLYDAGDDRLLIVASDRISAFERVFVTPVPDKGRVLTAMSVFWFGELADVLPNHLVASDGPGIPDAVRGRAMLVERLEMLPVEAVVRGYLTGRGYADYRRDGAVCGVVPPPGLADSARLPEPIFTPSTKARPGEPDENIDFDTFVAVLGRALAEEVREASLELYRRGAARAAEQGLLLADTKFEFGIGAHGGLVLADEVLTPDSARYWPADGHRPGRPSFDKQHVRDWLVDPVSGWDCASPLPPLPPEVVTATRDRYIEAYHRITGLCLADWPRDPADLRQPASRLGQCGGTGDRRDPHGDHDVHRTRRSPALQPR; translated from the coding sequence GTGACACCCCTCCCCAGACACCCCAAGCTCGTCACCGGCAAGGTCCGCGACCTGTACGACGCGGGCGACGACCGGCTCCTGATCGTTGCTTCCGACCGCATTTCGGCTTTTGAACGTGTATTCGTCACCCCGGTTCCGGACAAGGGACGGGTGCTCACGGCGATGAGCGTGTTCTGGTTCGGCGAGCTCGCCGACGTCCTGCCGAACCACCTCGTGGCCAGCGACGGGCCGGGGATCCCCGACGCCGTGCGCGGCCGGGCGATGCTGGTCGAGCGGCTCGAGATGCTGCCGGTGGAGGCCGTCGTCCGCGGCTACCTGACCGGCCGCGGCTACGCGGACTACCGCCGTGACGGCGCGGTCTGCGGCGTCGTGCCACCGCCCGGGCTCGCCGACTCGGCCCGGCTGCCCGAGCCGATCTTCACGCCGTCCACAAAGGCCCGTCCCGGCGAACCCGACGAGAACATCGACTTCGACACGTTCGTCGCGGTCCTCGGCCGCGCGCTCGCGGAGGAGGTCCGCGAGGCGTCGCTCGAGCTGTACCGCCGTGGTGCCGCGCGGGCCGCGGAGCAGGGCCTGCTGCTGGCCGACACGAAGTTCGAGTTCGGCATCGGCGCGCACGGTGGCCTGGTCCTGGCCGACGAGGTGCTGACGCCGGATTCGGCGCGCTACTGGCCCGCCGACGGCCACCGGCCCGGCCGGCCGTCGTTCGACAAGCAGCACGTGCGCGACTGGCTCGTCGACCCGGTGTCCGGTTGGGACTGCGCGTCCCCGTTGCCGCCGTTGCCGCCCGAAGTGGTGACGGCCACGCGGGACCGCTACATCGAGGCTTATCACCGCATCACCGGGCTGTGCCTGGCAGACTGGCCCCGTGATCCTGCTGATCTGCGGCAGCCTGCGAGCAGGCTCGGGCAATGCGGCGGTACTGGGGACCGTCGCGACCCTCACGGAGACCACGACGTTCACCGGACTCGGCGATCTCCCGCACTTCAACCCCGATGA
- a CDS encoding S-adenosyl-l-methionine hydroxide adenosyltransferase family protein, producing the protein MPLTWASMTTDYGLRDGFVAACHGVIARLAPAVRVIDVTHEVPPQNVRHGAMALAQTAPYLPEAVHVAVVDPGVGTARRGVVVVAEGGLLVGPDNGLLLPAARALGGVRAAYELTEPSLRLPVTSATFHGRDVFAPAAAHLASGVLPSAFGNAVETLVELPEPFVAAFPGKLVSEVLTVDHFGNVQLAATPADLELSGLTGAVSVHSERVAVITAVGRTFADVPIGASVLFADSAGRLAVAVNGGSAAAVLGLGPAQECTITSSPTAT; encoded by the coding sequence ATGCCGCTGACATGGGCCTCGATGACCACCGACTACGGGCTGCGCGACGGCTTCGTGGCGGCCTGCCACGGCGTGATCGCGCGGCTGGCGCCCGCCGTGCGGGTCATCGACGTGACGCACGAGGTGCCACCCCAGAACGTCCGCCACGGGGCCATGGCGCTGGCGCAGACGGCGCCCTACCTGCCGGAGGCCGTGCACGTCGCCGTCGTCGACCCGGGCGTCGGCACGGCGCGGCGCGGCGTGGTCGTCGTCGCCGAGGGCGGGCTGCTGGTCGGGCCGGACAACGGCCTGCTGCTGCCCGCCGCGCGGGCCCTCGGCGGGGTCCGGGCCGCGTACGAGCTGACCGAGCCGTCGCTGCGGCTGCCGGTGACGTCGGCGACGTTCCACGGGCGCGACGTCTTCGCACCCGCGGCCGCACACCTTGCATCGGGCGTCTTGCCGTCTGCATTCGGCAACGCCGTCGAGACGCTGGTGGAGCTGCCCGAGCCGTTCGTGGCGGCGTTCCCCGGCAAGCTGGTGTCGGAAGTGCTGACGGTCGACCACTTCGGCAACGTCCAGCTGGCCGCGACGCCGGCGGATCTCGAGCTGAGCGGGCTGACCGGCGCGGTTTCGGTGCACAGCGAACGGGTCGCGGTGATCACGGCGGTCGGGCGGACGTTCGCGGACGTGCCCATCGGGGCGAGCGTGCTCTTCGCGGACTCGGCGGGCCGGCTCGCCGTCGCCGTCAACGGCGGCTCGGCGGCGGCCGTGCTCGGGCTGGGCCCGGCCCAGGAGTGCACGATCACGTCGTCGCCGACGGCCACCTGA
- a CDS encoding MOSC N-terminal beta barrel domain-containing protein: MRIARLTYYPVKGCAGTSVPVADVGPAGLAHDRVFQVVAPDGDFRSQRRYPVPATVRPQVRGDRLLLSAPDVEDLVLDVRRDGPRHPA; this comes from the coding sequence GTGAGGATCGCGCGGCTGACGTACTACCCGGTCAAGGGGTGCGCCGGTACTTCGGTGCCGGTCGCCGACGTCGGGCCGGCCGGACTGGCGCACGACCGGGTGTTCCAGGTCGTCGCGCCGGACGGCGACTTCCGCAGCCAGCGACGCTATCCGGTGCCGGCCACGGTTCGGCCGCAGGTGCGCGGCGACCGGCTCCTGCTGTCCGCACCGGACGTCGAAGACCTCGTCCTCGACGTCCGGCGTGACGGCCCGCGGCACCCGGCGTAG
- a CDS encoding amino acid ABC transporter ATP-binding protein — protein sequence MTTTAVRSSSVELRDIHVSFGTLEVLRGVDLKVPSGKTTCVIGPSGSGKSTLLRCVNRLQEPDSGDLLLDGESVIRSDPDALRQRVGMVFQHFNLFGHRSVLDNIVLPLRSVKKLSKEEAAAIARARLADVGLADKAPYRPSALSGGQQQRVAIARALAMDPEVMLFDEATSALDPELVKGVLTLMAGLAERGLTLIVVTHEMGFARSVADEVAFMDAGKIVEQGPPAQLFDDPQSPRLQRFLSQVL from the coding sequence AAGTCCTGCGCGGGGTCGACCTGAAGGTCCCGAGCGGCAAGACGACCTGCGTGATCGGGCCGTCCGGCTCCGGCAAGTCGACGCTCCTGCGGTGCGTGAACCGCCTGCAGGAGCCCGACTCCGGCGACCTGCTGCTCGACGGCGAGTCCGTGATCCGGTCCGACCCGGACGCCCTGCGCCAGCGCGTCGGCATGGTGTTCCAGCACTTCAACCTCTTCGGCCACCGGAGCGTGCTGGACAACATCGTGCTGCCGCTGCGCAGCGTGAAGAAGCTGAGCAAGGAGGAAGCGGCGGCGATCGCCCGCGCCCGGCTGGCGGACGTCGGCCTGGCCGACAAGGCGCCGTACCGGCCGAGCGCGTTGTCGGGCGGGCAGCAGCAGCGCGTCGCGATCGCCCGCGCGCTGGCGATGGACCCCGAGGTCATGCTGTTCGACGAGGCCACCAGCGCGCTCGACCCGGAGCTGGTCAAGGGCGTGCTGACGCTGATGGCGGGCCTGGCCGAACGCGGGCTGACGCTGATCGTGGTCACCCACGAGATGGGCTTCGCCCGCAGCGTCGCCGACGAGGTCGCGTTCATGGACGCGGGCAAGATCGTGGAGCAGGGCCCGCCGGCACAGCTCTTCGACGACCCGCAAAGCCCGCGCCTGCAACGGTTCCTCTCGCAGGTGCTCTGA